The window GGAATGTCAGGGCTAAGAGGGACCTTAGGACCTTATATCATAGAATGACCAAACTTGAAGGagctttagaacatagaataaagaatgacaggggcagctaggtggcgcctagcaccagccctggattcaggcgtacctgagttcaaattcggcctcagacacttgccacttactagttgtgtgaccctgggtaagtcatttaaccctcaatgccccacaaaaaaaagaatgacagaccTAGAATATAAATGTCCAAACTGGAAGGAATGCTCAATATCATCTTGGTAAATCCCTTTGTTTTGCAAAGGAGGAATCTGAGGGACAAAGAGTagaactgatttgcccagggccccCAGCAAGTCAGTAGTGGAGGAGGGATATAAAAAGGCAGCCCCCCTAACTTCCAGCCCagtccctctccttcctcctacaTCCCAGCCTTATTAACAGTCTAGTGAGAATGCAAACATGACATTTAATTGTCAGGTTTGCTTTGATGTATCTCTTCCCTACATGGAGACTAACAGCAAATTTCTCTCATAGGTCACTATTCTCGTCAGCCTGGCTCTGGCATTTCTTGCCTGCATTGTATTTCTGGTGGTTTACAAGGCTTTCACCTATGACCACAGCTGCCCAGATGGATTTGTTTATAAGGTAAGGAATATCAGCCAAAGGAGTCGCCTGAGTTAATCGGGGCATTTAATTGGGTGTCTTGTTATAGTCTTGTCTCCATTTGTTTCTAAATAAGGTAAATGAATTGGGCTCAAGTGGGTCTGAGTCCTTGGTGAGAAGTCACCTCTTgttatgtgtgtgtttctctctctttctccctcagcATAAGCGTTGCATCCCAACTTCCCTGGACGCGTATTACTCAGCACAGGATTCCAGCTCCCGGGGCCGGTTCTACACTGTCATAAGCCACTACAGCGTGGCCAAGCAGACCAGCTCCAGGGCCATCGCCCCCTGGCTCTCTGCAGCAGGACCTATAAGTCACGAATCAAAGGCTGTGAAGGCGGATGGCCATTAAAGATGCTCACCTCACCAGcgggggagaaaagggggaagggaggggggaggggggtagggaCACAGGCTTGGTAAAACCTGTGCTCCAGTTACCAGACAACACTGTCCTCCCAGGGTTCCACAGAGGGAGGAGCAAGCCTAAATGAACACACAGGAGGAGTTTGAATTGATATTTACTTTGGTCCATTGTTATTCTCGTTGATTTGTAACTAACTGAGTCGAGCTCTTGTACAAAGGCATGTTTGGTGTTGATTGTTACAATGTAAACTATTTTTCAAAACATTGCTTACTATTtgttagggaaaaaaaacaaaaaacacaaaatgaaataaaaccaaGTCACTCTCCCAGAACCCTGGCCCAATCCCAGCAACAccaagagagagggaaggatctCCCCTGGTCCTGTTAAGTGAGAGAGTATGGCCATGGCCTGGGCAGGCTCAGGAGAATGGATGCAAAACCAGTTTGACCATGTGTGGAGGGCGGGAAAGGGTTAGGGAGGCAGGGGGGAATCTTTCATGCCATGTGTGTGGTAGAGGGATCTGTAATCTTCTGTCTGGGCCTGAATTGGCCTGGCCTCTCACTGCTTCATAGAAACTACAGGTGCCAGGCGGAGGTAACTTGAAAAAGCAAGCTAAGATTGATAGTGGAAGTGTTTTCAACCTGAGTTAGTGACCCAGGAAAGGCTCTTACCCACTTTTCCAGTTGTGGGAAGACTTTGTGGCTTGTAGCATAAATTTGTCTCTTCTCTGAATGAGATGAAGTTTTTGCCCACAAGATACAGTCCAGAAGGTCCTTGGTTCAGATTCTTAAACCTGGCTTCTGCCTGCAGTATCCATGCCACAGCAAGGCCTGATGTGGCACACATATATAGTGGGGACTGAATACTATTATTGACTAGTTACTCTGCTATGCCTCCCATCTGCTAATTTGTCTTAGGCAGGCCACAGGGGAGCCCACATGACGTTGTTGTAGGAAAGATGAGAATAGAGTCAGGTTAGCAAGATTGAAGTGTGGGGTAGGGCTTTTCAGTAATCTCTGACAAGCTGTTAAGAAGGGTATAGCAGAAGAGGCCTACATCTGGTGAAGCTATCAATGCCATTATACTCAGCATCTACA is drawn from Dromiciops gliroides isolate mDroGli1 chromosome 2, mDroGli1.pri, whole genome shotgun sequence and contains these coding sequences:
- the NSG2 gene encoding neuronal vesicle trafficking-associated protein 2 translates to MVKLGSNLSDKNSKQPSAEDGFQTVPLITPLEVNHLQFPAPEKVIVKTRTEYQPDQKNKGKLRVPKIAEFTVSFTDGVTERLKVTILVSLALAFLACIVFLVVYKAFTYDHSCPDGFVYKHKRCIPTSLDAYYSAQDSSSRGRFYTVISHYSVAKQTSSRAIAPWLSAAGPISHESKAVKADGH